The window GGCCCTCCCCCGATGATCAGTCGGGGACTATCCCCCTCACGGGACGATAGTCGAGATACAAGGGTGGGTTAGCCATAGGCCTAACCCACCAATCCTGCTGGACCCCGGAGTCCAGGGCAGCAGCGCTGGTGGGTTACGCCGCTACGCGGCTAACCCACCCTACGAAAGCGGCGTTCAACGCTTAACAAGCGCATAGCCCTGGAAAGGGGGCAGACCGAAGCCAGGAACTTTGGCACGGGGCCGCGGCATTCAGCCGAGGCCTTGCGGCCGCGCGCGCTTTTTCAGGAAACCGACCAAGAGCCGGGCGGAGGACGGCAGGCTCAAGTCATCGAACGCGACCGAGACCGGGCTCTCGTCTTCGATGGTGATTTCGTACTGCTGAACATCCCTGGCCTGCGCGGAGAAATAGACGCCCGAGCTGGCGATGCCGCTCGCCTTGACCAGACGTTGGAGTTCTTGCGCCTCATCCTGGTCAAGGACGGCGGTGTCGAGCACGCAGCCTTTGACTACCCCGACGAACCCACCTGATTGCACAAAGTGGACTTTCATTCATCTGTCCTCGACGGCCACTCATTACACCTGGATGCCAACCTGTTTCCACGCGGCCTTGACCGCCTTTTTCGCCACCGCGCCGTATTTCGGCATGCCGGCGATTTGCACGCTCACCCGGGCGCAATCGACAAACTGGCTGGACGAGGTGAGTTGCACCAGGGTCTCGTACCAGATCCGCCCGGCGACGTCCCAGGCATTGCCGCCGAGCGCCTTGGCCACCAGCACGAAAGCCCGGTTGGGAATCCCCGAGTTGATGTGCACGCCGCCGTTATCCCGCGGGCCAGTATAGAGCTTGGACATGTGCGCCGGCTGGGGGTCATTGCCCAGCTCGGGGTCGTTGACGAACGCCGTGCCGGGCTTCTCCATGTCGCGAATCCCGCGCCGGGTGGGCGCCGGCACCAGCACCTCGGCGCCGATCAGCCAACTGGCATCAGCGGCCGTCTCGCCGTGCCTCCACTGCCGCACCAGGATGCCGAACACATCGGCAAAGTGCTCATTGAGCGCGCCCGACTGACCGAAGTAACTCAGGTTGCTGGTGAACGACTGGACCCCGTGGCTCAGCTCGTGGCCGATGACCTCCAAGGAGCGGGTGAAGCGTTGGAAGATGCTGCCATCACCATCGCCGTAGGCCATTTGCTGGCCATTCCAGAAGGCGTTGTTCATCGGCGTGAACTCGCCACAGTAATCCACCTCGGCGACGTGCACGGTGGAAATCAGGCTCATGCCGTTGGCGTCGAGCGAGTTGCGCTGGAACAATTCATGGAAGAAATCGTAGGTATCCCCGGAGCCGTCGTAAGCCTCGTTCACCGCCGGATCGGCCACACCGTTCTGGCCTTCGGCGCGGACCAGCGCGCCGGGCAACTGGTCCGTGTGCCCGGCGTCATAGACCAGCCGGTGCTTGCTGCGCGCGGGCGACATGGTCGCCAGCAAGCCCGGCATGGCCTGGGCCGTGGTGCGCACGGCACGGAACGTCTTGCTCGCGGCGAGGTTGGCGATCGCCCGGCAGCGCACCTCCGGGTCGGCCGACTGGGCCAGGTGCTCGATGATGTACGGCGGGATGATGCAGTGGAGCGGATCACGTGCGCACATGGGCAACCCTCCTCGTGTGGAACGGGTGACAGCCGACCAACACACTGCGCCCGCGTGGCGCCCTGTCTGGGCCGGGCCCTGCCGAGGCTTAGTGAATATATAGGACGAGCGCGGCGGAAAACCCAATCGGCCGGCGATGGCGCCCACTCAGTTGCGCCCTGGCTGAACTAAGCGGCTTTAGCTCTGATTGAGCTGCGCCTTGAGCAAATCGCGAAAGGTCTGGATCAAGGGCTCGCGCGAGCGGCCGCGGCGCAGGATCAGGGAAAACGGCGCCTGGTAGCCGAAGGTCGCCGGCAGCAGCACACGTAAGCGTTCCTGTTCGACCCAGGGTTGCGCGTAATGCTCGGGCAGGTAGCCGATGTAGGCGCCGGACAGCACCAGAATCAGTTGCGCCTCCATCGATTCCACCGTCGCCGCGCTGTGCTTGAAGCCGTGGCGGGCCAGTTCGGCCTGGCTCCAGTAGCCGCGGCCGACCATGCGCTGCTGGGTGATGACTTCGGCGGGGATGCGCCGTTCGGCGAACAGCGGATGGCGTTCGCTGCAGTACAGCCAGTGCTGCTCGCGGTACAGCGGCTGGTAGACCAGGCCGTTCATGCGCGTGGAGAAGGCGCCGATGGCCAGATCCAGGCGGTTGTCGAGCACGCCCAGTTGCAGTTCGTAGGGGCTCATCACCGACAGGTGCAGGTGCACCGCCGCGTGCTCCTGGCTGTAAGCGCCGATCACCTCGGCCAGCGGCAGGGCCGGGTCGCTGACGGTGGAATCGAGCACGCCGAGGTTCAAGGTGCCGCGCAGCTCGCCCTTGAGCGCCGCCGAGTAGCGCTCGAAACCTTCCAGCTCGCCGAACAGGCGCAGGGTTTCCTGGAAGAACAGCTCGCCCTTGCTGGTCAGGCTGAAGCCGCCGCGGCCGCGATGGCAGAGGCTCAGGCCCAGCTGGCTTTCCAGTTGGCTCATGTAGGTGCTGATCGCCGAGGTGGACAGGTTCAGCTCCTGCTGCGCGGCGGCGAAACCCTGGTTGCGCACCACGCTGACGAAGATGCGCAGCAGCTTGAGATCGGGCAGAGCCTGGCTCATCGGGGTCATCCGTTTGCATACATGGAAAGTTTCAGGTGGGTTAGCCGCGTAGCGGCGTAACCCAGCATCGATGCAACCAGGCATCGCCATTGCCAGCCTGACGGCCGGTCGGTGGGTTACGCCTTCGGCTAACCCACCCTACGCGAGACCATGCAAGCCACTAACTGGGACAGAGCCTTTTCGTAGGATGGGTTGAGCGCAGCGATACCCATCGACCGGCACCGACTTGAGTCTGCCATTAGTTTAGAAATCTCTGAACTAAGTTTTTGCCGCCAGCGATTTTACCCCCGCGCATCCCGGCCAAGAATCCGCCTCACCACTATTACAACCACAACACCGTGAGGCCCCCCGTGGACAAGATCCTCCACCAGCCCCTGGGCGGCAATGAAATGCCCCGTTTCGGCGGCATCGCCACCATGATGCGCCTGCCGCATATCCAGACTCCCGAACAGCTCAACGCCCTCGACGCCGCCTTCGTCGGCGTGCCGCTGGACATCGGCACCTCGCTGCGTTCCGGCACCCGCTTCGGCCCGCGCGAAATCCGCGCCGAATCCGTGATGATCCGCCCCTACAACATGGCCACCGGCGCCGCGCCGTTCGACTCGCTGAACGTGGCCGACATCGGCGACGTGGCGATCAACACCTTCAACCTGCTGGACGCCGTGCGCATCATCGAGCAGGAATACGACCGCATCCTCGACCACGGCATCGTCCCGCTGACCCTCGGCGGCGACCACACCATCACCCTGCCGATCCTGCGGGCGATCAAGAAGAAGCACGGCAAGGTCGGCCTGGTGCACATCGACGCCCATGCCGACGTCAACGACCACATGTTCGGCGAGAAGATCGCCCACGGCACCACCTTCCGCCGCGCGGTGGAGGAAGACCTGCTCGACTGCGACCGCGTGGTGCAGATCGGCCTGCGCGCCCAGGGCTACACCGCCGAGGACTTCAACTGGAGCCGCAAGCAGGGCTTTCGCGTGGTGCAGGCCGAGGAGTGCTGGCACAAGTCGCTCGCCCCGCTGATGGAGGAAGTGCGCGCCAAGGTCGACGGCGGCCCGGTGTACCTGTCGTTCGACATCGACGGTATCGACCCGGCCTGGGCGCCCGGCACCGGCACCCCGGAGATCGGTGGCCTGACCACCATCCAGGCGATCGAGATCATCCGCGGCTGCCACGGCCTGGACCTCATCGGCTGCGACCTGGTCGAGGTCTCCCCGCCCTACGACACCACCGGCAACACCTCGCTGCTCGGCGCCAACCTGCTCTACGAAATGCTCTGCGTGCTGCCCGGAGTGCAGCGGCGCTAAGAACCTGTTCAGGATCTCGAAAACTCCCCTCTCCCACTTGTGGGAGAGGGGCCGGGGGAGAGGGCTGCCGGCAACAGGCCCTCTCCCCAACCCTCTCCCGTAAACGGGAGAGGGGGTACACGAACAAAACCCCCGAGTGGAATAACCCACAAGGTGCCGCTCGCAAGGGCATAAACAGGCGCTAAACGCCAGAACCATCTATTGCGTGTGCGATGACCCGCCCGGACCAGCCAGCCTTGGGTCCGGGCACCCAGCGCTCGCCCGACGAGCGACAACAATTACAAAAGTAAGAGGGTACCCATCATGGCTTTGGATCTATTCGTCGTCCTCCTCTATGTCGCCGCCATGCTGGCGCTCGGCTGGTACGGCATGCGCCGCGCCAAGACCCGCGAGGACTACCTGGTCGCCGGGCGTAATCTCGGCCCCGGCTTCTACCTCGGCACCATGGCCGCCACCGTGCTCGGCGGTGCCTCGACCATCGGCACCGTGCGTCTCGGCTACGTCCATGGGATTTCCGGCTTCTGGCTGTGCGCCGCGCTCGGCCTGGGCATCATCGGCATCAGCCTGTTCCTCGCCAAGCCGCTGCTGAAGCTGAAGATCTACACCGTCACCCAGGTGCTGGAACGCCGCTTCAACCCCACCGCCCGCCACGCCAGCGCGGCGATCATGCTGGTCTATGCGCTGATGATCGGCGCCACCTCGACCATCGCCATCGGCACGGTGATGCAGGTGCTGTTCGGCCTGCCGTTCTGGGTTTCGATCCTGCTCGGCGGCGGCATCGTGGTGCTCTACTCCACCATCGGCGGCATGTGGTCGCTGACCCTCACCGACATCGTGCAGTTCCTGATCATGACCGTCGGCCTGATGTTCATCCTCATGCCCATGTCGATCAGCGACGCCGGCGGCTGGGATGCGCTGGTGACCAAGCTGCCGGCCAGCTATTTCGATTTCACCGCGATCGGCTGGGACACCATCGTCACCTACTTCCTGATCTACTTCTTCGGCATCTTCATTGGCCAGGACATCTGGCAGCGGGTGTTCACCGCCCGTAGCGAGAAGATCGCCAAGGTCGCCGGCTCCGTCGCCGGCATCTACTGCGTGCTCTTCGGCCTGGCCTGCGCGTTGACCGGCATGGCCGCCAAGGTTCTGCTGCCGGATCTGGACAACGTCAACAACGCCTTCGCCACCATCGTCCAGGTCAGCCTGCCGGACGGCGTCCGTGGCCTGGTCGTCGCCGCCGCCCTGGCCGCGCTGATGTCCACCGCCAGCGCCGGCCTGCTCGCCGCCTCGACCACCGCCGCCCAGGACCTGTGGCCGCTGCTCAGCGGGCGCAAGGGCGAGGAAGGCAGCGTCCACGAGAACCGCATCTTCACCCTGCTGCTGGGCCTGGTAGTGCTGGGCACCGCGCTGGTGGTCAGCGACGTGCTCAGCGCCCTGACCCTGGCCTACAACCTGTTGGTCGGCGGCATGCTGATCCCGCTGCTCGGCGCCATCTACTGGAAGCGCGCCACCACCGGCGCGGCGATCACCAGCATGGTCCTCGGCAGCCTCACCGCCGCCCTGTTCATGGTCAAGGACGGCCTGGAGGCGAACACGCCGATCTACTACAGCCTGGCCATCGGCGCCGTCAGCTTCGTCGCCATCAGCCTACTGTCGCGCCGCCCGGCCCCGGCCGCCAGCCTGGCCTGACAGTCGAGGCGCGACCCTTGGCTCCCCTCGCCCTGCTCTCATTTATGAAGAGGGGGGAGAGGAGCTGGGGGAGAGGGTAAGCGGGCAGGCAAAGGCGCTTACCTGAGCGCTCAGCCCCTCTCCCTAACCCTCTCCCCAGAGGGAAGCAAAAAGCCCTATGAGTCCGTCCAACACTAACTTGGACATAGCCTAAGGAAGACCCTATGACCACCTGCGGCGAATTCCTCGTCAAACAACTGGAAGCCTGGGGCGTCGACACCGTGTTCGGCATCCCCGGCGTGCATACCGTCGAGCTGTATCGCGGCCTGCCGGGCAGCAAGATCCGCCACATCACCCCGCGCCACGAACAGGGCGCCGGTTTCATGGCCGACGGTTACGCCAGAGTGAGCGGCAAGCCTGGCGTGTGTTTCATCATCACCGGCCCGGGGATGACCAACATCCTCACCGCCATGGCCCAGGCCTATGCCGACTCGATCCCGATGCTGGTGATCTCCAGCGTCAACGAGCGCGAGCGCCTCGGCCTGGGCAAGGGCTACCTGCACGAGCTGCCCAACCAGCGCAACCTGACGGCCGGGGTGACGGCCTTCAGCCACACCCTGATGAGCGTCGAGGAACTGCCGGCGGTGCTGGCGCGCGCCTTCGCCGTGTTCGACAGCGAGCGGCCGCGCCCGGTGCACATCGAGCTGCCGCTGGACATCATCACCGCCCCGGCCGCGCACCTGCGCGTCGTGGCCAAGCCGCAGCTGCTGCGCCCGGCGCCCAATCGCAGCCTGCTGCGCGAGGCGGCGGCGCAGTTGCGCCAGGCCAAACGGCCGCTGCTGCTGATCGGCGGCGGCTGCGTCGAGGCCGCCGCCGAAGTACGCGCGCTGGCCCAGGCCCTGGACGCGCCGACCGCGCTGACCATCAACGCCAAGGGCCTGCTGCCGGCCGAGCACCCGCTGCTGCTCGGCAGCAACCAGTCGCTGCTGCCAGTGCGCCAACTGGCGCTGGACGCCGACGTGGTCCTGGCGATCGGCACCGAGCTGGGCGAGACCGACTACGACGTGGTGTTCGACGGCGGCTTCAAGATCGGCGGCGCGCTGATCCGCATCGACATCGACGCCCAGCAACTGCTGCGCAATGCCATTGCGCAACTGGCCATCCAGGGCGATGCGCGCCTGGCCATGCGCATGCTGCTGGCCGACCTGCCGGTCGGCGAACTCAGCGCGCACAGCCCCGGCGCCCGCCGCGCCGCCAATGCACGCGCCGAGCTGGCCGAAGGCTTCAGCGGCTGGGCGCACTACCGCCAGCTGTTCGACGGCATCCTCGCCACCCTGCCGGACGCGCGCTTCGTCGGCGACTCGACGCAGACCGTGTACAGCGGCAACCATCTGGTCGAGCTGGACGGCCCACGGCGCTGGTTCAACTCCTCCACCGGCTACGGCACCCTCGGCTACGGCCTGCCGGCGGCACTCGGCGCCAAGCTGGCGGAGCCGGCGC is drawn from Pseudomonas cavernae and contains these coding sequences:
- a CDS encoding LysR family transcriptional regulator, which codes for MSQALPDLKLLRIFVSVVRNQGFAAAQQELNLSTSAISTYMSQLESQLGLSLCHRGRGGFSLTSKGELFFQETLRLFGELEGFERYSAALKGELRGTLNLGVLDSTVSDPALPLAEVIGAYSQEHAAVHLHLSVMSPYELQLGVLDNRLDLAIGAFSTRMNGLVYQPLYREQHWLYCSERHPLFAERRIPAEVITQQRMVGRGYWSQAELARHGFKHSAATVESMEAQLILVLSGAYIGYLPEHYAQPWVEQERLRVLLPATFGYQAPFSLILRRGRSREPLIQTFRDLLKAQLNQS
- a CDS encoding M4 family metallopeptidase, with the protein product MCARDPLHCIIPPYIIEHLAQSADPEVRCRAIANLAASKTFRAVRTTAQAMPGLLATMSPARSKHRLVYDAGHTDQLPGALVRAEGQNGVADPAVNEAYDGSGDTYDFFHELFQRNSLDANGMSLISTVHVAEVDYCGEFTPMNNAFWNGQQMAYGDGDGSIFQRFTRSLEVIGHELSHGVQSFTSNLSYFGQSGALNEHFADVFGILVRQWRHGETAADASWLIGAEVLVPAPTRRGIRDMEKPGTAFVNDPELGNDPQPAHMSKLYTGPRDNGGVHINSGIPNRAFVLVAKALGGNAWDVAGRIWYETLVQLTSSSQFVDCARVSVQIAGMPKYGAVAKKAVKAAWKQVGIQV
- the speB gene encoding agmatinase, whose product is MDKILHQPLGGNEMPRFGGIATMMRLPHIQTPEQLNALDAAFVGVPLDIGTSLRSGTRFGPREIRAESVMIRPYNMATGAAPFDSLNVADIGDVAINTFNLLDAVRIIEQEYDRILDHGIVPLTLGGDHTITLPILRAIKKKHGKVGLVHIDAHADVNDHMFGEKIAHGTTFRRAVEEDLLDCDRVVQIGLRAQGYTAEDFNWSRKQGFRVVQAEECWHKSLAPLMEEVRAKVDGGPVYLSFDIDGIDPAWAPGTGTPEIGGLTTIQAIEIIRGCHGLDLIGCDLVEVSPPYDTTGNTSLLGANLLYEMLCVLPGVQRR
- a CDS encoding protealysin inhibitor emfourin, producing the protein MKVHFVQSGGFVGVVKGCVLDTAVLDQDEAQELQRLVKASGIASSGVYFSAQARDVQQYEITIEDESPVSVAFDDLSLPSSARLLVGFLKKRARPQGLG
- a CDS encoding 5-guanidino-2-oxopentanoate decarboxylase; this translates as MTTCGEFLVKQLEAWGVDTVFGIPGVHTVELYRGLPGSKIRHITPRHEQGAGFMADGYARVSGKPGVCFIITGPGMTNILTAMAQAYADSIPMLVISSVNERERLGLGKGYLHELPNQRNLTAGVTAFSHTLMSVEELPAVLARAFAVFDSERPRPVHIELPLDIITAPAAHLRVVAKPQLLRPAPNRSLLREAAAQLRQAKRPLLLIGGGCVEAAAEVRALAQALDAPTALTINAKGLLPAEHPLLLGSNQSLLPVRQLALDADVVLAIGTELGETDYDVVFDGGFKIGGALIRIDIDAQQLLRNAIAQLAIQGDARLAMRMLLADLPVGELSAHSPGARRAANARAELAEGFSGWAHYRQLFDGILATLPDARFVGDSTQTVYSGNHLVELDGPRRWFNSSTGYGTLGYGLPAALGAKLAEPARPVICLIGDGGLQFSLPELASAVEAKVGIVVLLWNNHGYGEIKRYMQRRAITPLGVDIYTPDFLAIARGFGCAAERARDHAHLHELLRSAPADRPLLIEVLEAPPFV
- a CDS encoding sodium:solute symporter, whose product is MALDLFVVLLYVAAMLALGWYGMRRAKTREDYLVAGRNLGPGFYLGTMAATVLGGASTIGTVRLGYVHGISGFWLCAALGLGIIGISLFLAKPLLKLKIYTVTQVLERRFNPTARHASAAIMLVYALMIGATSTIAIGTVMQVLFGLPFWVSILLGGGIVVLYSTIGGMWSLTLTDIVQFLIMTVGLMFILMPMSISDAGGWDALVTKLPASYFDFTAIGWDTIVTYFLIYFFGIFIGQDIWQRVFTARSEKIAKVAGSVAGIYCVLFGLACALTGMAAKVLLPDLDNVNNAFATIVQVSLPDGVRGLVVAAALAALMSTASAGLLAASTTAAQDLWPLLSGRKGEEGSVHENRIFTLLLGLVVLGTALVVSDVLSALTLAYNLLVGGMLIPLLGAIYWKRATTGAAITSMVLGSLTAALFMVKDGLEANTPIYYSLAIGAVSFVAISLLSRRPAPAASLA